From one Sardina pilchardus chromosome 6, fSarPil1.1, whole genome shotgun sequence genomic stretch:
- the LOC134083405 gene encoding carcinoembryonic antigen-related cell adhesion molecule 1-like produces MAVGENVAFQLINYPSQPPQAISWEFRGHREVTIFLSIGHVELPHSEYAARISVNKATASLELRNLTLNDTGEYTLSITISGVQQRGTTSLGVFEKISTSPIISTGGTLITGKSSVNLTCDAQGTIITREWTKDGKPLSPSNSTTFLEENRTLSINPVEKGDNGQYTCTVSNPIGSVSENYNLVVNYGPLSVHIGPSHEATSGNRVSLDCSADSVPTASFTWMFNKTKIGDKSQLVIERVDQSHAGMYTCTAWNSITALGLSGEHMLRVNGMSVTDYIARES; encoded by the exons ATGGCAGTCGGGGAGAACGTGGCGTTCCAACTCATCAACTACCCATCTCAACCACCGCAAGCAATCAGCTGGGAATTTAGAGGACACAGGGAGGTTACAATCTTCCTTTCAATTGGTCATGTAGAGCTGCCACATAGTGAGTACGCTGCTAGAATCTCTGTGAACAAAGCCACAGCTTCACTGGAGCTCAGGAACCTGACTCTCAATGACACTGGGGAGTACACTCTGAGCATCACCATTAGTGGTGTACAACAACGGGGGACAACATCACTAGGAGTGTtcg AGAAAATATCTACGTCTCCCATCATAAGCACTGGGGGCACCCTCATAACTGGCAAGAGCTCTGTCAACTTGACCTGTGATGCTCAAGGCACCATCATCACCAGAGAGTGGACCAAGGATGGAAAACCTCTGTCTCCTAGCAACAGCACCACCTTCCTTGAGGAGAACAGAACACTGTCCATCAATCCAGTAGAAAAGGGGGACAATGGACAGTACACCTGCACAGTCAGCAATCCGATCGGCTCTGTTAGTGAGAATTACAACCTTGTGGTCAATT ATGGGCCCCTGAGCGTCCACATCGGTCCGTCCCATGAGGCAACATCTGGGAATAGAGTGTCTCTTGACTGCTCTGCTGACTCTGTTCCAACTGCCAGTTTTACCTGGATGTTCAACAAGACTAAAATAGGAGACAAGTCACAGCTAGTCATTGAGAGAGTCGACCAGAGCCATGCTGGGATGTACACCTGCACAGCTTGGAACAGCATCACTGCTCTCGGGTTATCAGGAGAGCATATGCTGAGAGTAAATGGTATGTCGGTAACCGATTACATTGCTAGAGAATCATAA